In the genome of Pangasianodon hypophthalmus isolate fPanHyp1 chromosome 23, fPanHyp1.pri, whole genome shotgun sequence, one region contains:
- the uts2r5 gene encoding urotensin-2 receptor produces MGTRVNDSAVFVNASLTFSETPVSSQDTVITFLLGTVLATMFLVGTVGNVYTLVVMNIAIRVTGTMYVYIVNLALADLLYLCTIPFVVCTYFAKDWYFGDIGCRVLFSLDFLTMHASIFMLTVMSTERYVAVLRPLDTFTRSRHYRRAVTCAVWLVSFALSLPTMIMIELRTSNRDGVEKRICHPTWQMTAYKAYLTVLFNTCILAPGCIIGYLYLKLARTYWTSQTTVFSSSKASSGTKCPKQKVLYMIFGIVLTYWACFVPFWLWQLLSVYYFEHGKLSHKTMVCVNFIVTCLAYSNSCINPFLYTLLTRNYQEYLRDRQKSGIGFKKRFYHSSQRSVSSGSHQFTL; encoded by the coding sequence ATGGGGACACGTGTGAACGACTCGGCTGTATTTGTCAATGCATCTCTGACGTTTTCAGAGACTCCTGTGTCTTCTCAGGACACGGTAATAACGTTTCTCCTAGGCACAGTCCTGGCTACGATGTTTCTAGTCGGTACTGTTGGAAACGTGTACACCCTGGTGGTAATGAACATTGCAATACGAGTAACCGGCACTATGTACGTCTACATCGTGAACTTGGCCTTGGCCGATCTGCTCTACCTGTGTACCATTCCGTTTGTGGTGTGCACCTACTTCGCCAAGGACTGGTACTTCGGCGACATCGGGTGCCGCGTGCTCTTCAGCCTCGACTTCCTCACCATGCACGCCAGTATCTTCATGCTGACCGTGATGAGCACGGAGCGCTATGTGGCCGTGCTCAGACCGCTGGACACCTTCACCCGTTCCAGACACTACAGGCGAGCCGTCACCTGCGCCGTCTGGCTCGTCTCATTCGCCCTTTCTCTCCCAACCATGATCATGATCGAGCTGAGGACAAGCAACCGAGATGGGGTTGAGAAGCGTATATGCCACCCCACCTGGCAGATGACTGCCTACAAAGCCTACCTGACTGTCCTCTTTAACACGTGCATCCTGGCTCCCGGATGCATCATTGGGTACCTCTATCTCAAGTTAGCGAGAACTTACTGGACATCCCAAACCACCGTGTTCTCCTCCTCCAAAGCATCAAGCGGGACTAAATGCCCCAAACAGAAAGTACTATATATGATCTTTGGTATAGTTCTTACGTATTGGGCATGCTTTGTACCTTTCTGGTTATGGCAGCTGctcagtgtttattactttgaACACGGGAAGCTCTCTCATAAAACGATGGTATGTGTGAACTTCATCGTGACGTGTCTGGCTTACAGCAACAGCTGCATCAACCCTTTTCTGTACACGCTGCTGACCAGAAACTATCAGGAGTATTTGAGAGACAGGCAGAAGAGCGGCATTGGGTTTAAAAAGAGATTCTATCATTCATCTCAAAGATCTGTGTCATCTGGGAGTCACCAGTTTACACTTTAA